The following coding sequences are from one Lycium ferocissimum isolate CSIRO_LF1 chromosome 3, AGI_CSIRO_Lferr_CH_V1, whole genome shotgun sequence window:
- the LOC132048772 gene encoding cytosolic sulfotransferase 5-like, translated as MEGSNSDNMSEEEFCTFVSRLPREKWWETSIAMWEGYWYKNDSIKAAMAGQSGFLVRDDDVILASSMKTGTTWLKALIPFIMAHNRSTVDDINIDPLLTNHPNQLMPSIELSIFSPKNLNSKVFNVDEMDSPKLFRTHLPYSKLPETIKSSSSSCKLVYITRDPKDVFVSLWHFMNSINNTTIENWRTIDEAFGYFCRGIHPFGPFHDHVLEYWKESLKNPEKILFLRYESLGPELSKDTIWSTTFIAETEQRAAIAEQGIAIARLQNGGDKATPGKTKSVVEPRRDEARMAESNGSGASSSTEVLRMLETLAKRVDSTEKRVETYNSRVDQIPGAPPILKGPDSKKYIQRPFPPSAAQIDPEEKDEIESVFFEKVRKLRQGSIDLVRSSAQHSITSFEMLADAFIKAHAGAKKVQARKADIFRIAQRDDELLREFVNRFQRERMELPPVPRNGTKLSQRGLNVNNEEMKKDLKGQVKKLAEFLGRPFANDNEDQELHKVVERCSLERLKNLQVNKNIFLRGVSRRGQKLEPWLGIPKIAYFRNGLVGDFKNTLSDEMQQRLDQITCQKFEGTGLDF; from the exons ATGGAAGGTTCCAATTCTGATAATATGAGTGAAGAAGAATTTTGCACATTTGTAAGTAGACTCCCAAGAGAGAAATGGTGGGAAACTAGTATTGCTATGTGGGAAGGCTACTGGTACAAAAATGACTCCATAAAAGCAGCCATGGCAGGTCAATCAGGTTTCTTGGTTcgtgatgatgatgtgattcttGCTTCATCCATGAAGACAGGTACTACTTGGCTCAAAGCTCTAATTCCCTTCATCATGGCCCATAACAGAAGTACCGTAGATGATATTAATATTGATCCTTTACTGACAAATCATCCTAACCAACTTATGCCTTCTATTGAACTTTCAATATTTAGCCCAAAGAACCTGAATTCCAAAGTCTTTAACGTTGATGAAATGGATTCACCTAAGCTCTTTAGGACTCACCTTCCTTATTCTAAGCTCCCAGAGACTATCAAATCGTCTAGTTCCAGCTGCAAATTAGTTTACATCACTCGTGATCCTAAAGATGTTTTCGTGTCGTTATGGCACTTCATGAATTCGATAAACAATACTACTATCGAGAACTGGAGGACGATAGATGAAGCATTCGGCTATTTCTGTAGAGGCATTCATCCCTTTGGTCCCTTTCATGATCATGTTTTGGAGTACTGGAAAGAAAGTTTGAAGAACCCTGAGAAGATATTATTCTTGAGGTATGagt CGCTTGGACCGGAGCTGAGCAAGGACACCATTTGGTCCACCACCTTTATCGCCGAGACG gaacagaGAGCAGCAATTGCCGAACAGGGAATCGCAATAGCCCGGTTGCAAAACGGAGGAGATAAAGCGACCCCGGGGAAGACAAAGAGTGTTGTTGAACCCAGAAGAGATGAGGCACGGATGGCCGAAAGTAATGGGTCCGGGGCTAGCTCATCCACCGAGGTTCTGAGAATGCTCGAAACGTTAGCAAAGCGGGTAGACTCGACTGAAAAAAGAGTGGAAACATACAACTCTCGGGTGGATCAAATCCCGGGGGCTCCGCCTATTTTGAAAGGGCCGGATTCTAAGAAGTACATCCAAAGGCCTTTTCCTCCGAGTGCGGCCCAAattgatcccgaagag AAGGATGAAATCGAATCGGTGTTCTTTGAAAAAGTTCGGAAACTACGGCAAGGGAGCATTGACTTGGTACGATCATCTGCCcagcattcaatcacttctttcgaaatgctcgcCGATGCCTTCATAAAAGCACACGCCGGAGCCAAGAAGGTGCAGGCTCGGAAGGCGGATATTTTTCGTATTGCCCAAAGAGACGATGAGTTACTACGTGAATTCGTCAACCGGTTCCAAAGGGAACGAATGGAGCTTCCCCCGGTTCCGAGGAATGGTACCAAGCTTTCACAAAGGGGGCTCAAT GTAAACAATGAGGAGATGAAAAAAGATCTAAAAGGGCAAGTGAAGAAGCTGGCTGAGTTTCTTGGTAGGCCTTTTGCTAATGATAATGAAGATCAGGAACTTCATAAGGTCGTTGAGAGATGCAGTTTGGAGAGGCTTAAAAATCTTCAGGTTAACAAGAatatttttttgcgcgga GTTTCTCGGAGAGGGCAAA AACTGGAACCTTGGCTTGGCATTCCCAAAATTGCTTATTTTCGCAATGGTCTTGTTGGGGACTTCAAAAACACCCTTTCAGATGAGATGCAACAACGCCTTGATCAGATTACATGCCAAAAATTTGAAGGCACCGGCTTGGATTTTTAA